The genome window CAAGGGCCGATTGGAACAAAGCAAGGGACAGTGGCAGGCTCTGCCGGAAAAGGTTTTTCACCCTCCCCGTATCGAAGATTCAATTTGTGATACAATGAACTTGTCAGCATTCCATTATCCGAATGAGCCTTTAAGGAGGATCAGCATGCCTTCCCAATATTTTGTGAACGGAAAAATTTTTACCGGGAAAAACGAAAGGGATTTCGTTTCGGCCATGAAGGTCACCGACGGAAAAATCGAATGGATCGGCCCGTCGGAACAGGTGGACGCCCCCGATCCGGTCGATCTGCAAGGGAAAACCATCGTTCCCGGTTTCATTGACGCCCACGCCCATCCGCGCCTGCTTGCGGATATCGCCGGACAGGCCGCCATCACCATCCCCGAAGTCACGAATATCGAAGAAGCGATTGCCGCCTTAAAAAAGCAGGCGGAAAAAACGCCGGATGGCGGCTGGATCGAAGGCTGGGGCTGGGATGAGACAAAGCTCCTCGACGGCCGGCCGTTGAACCGCTTCGACCTGGACCGGGTGTCGACGGAAAGGCCCGTCCACGTCATGCGCTCGGATTTTCACTCCTCCGCGGTCAACTCAAAGGCCCTCGAACTGGCGGGGATCGACAAGAGCACCGCCGATCCCTTCGGCGGGGAAATCGAAAGGGATGAAAACGGGGATCCGACAGGGATCATGATCGAAAACGCCAATCGGCTCATCGAGAACGCCAAACCGAAAAAAACGGAAGAAGAACGGATCGAAGGTATCGTGCGCACCGGACGGCGGCTCGCCCGGTTCGGCATCACTTCCGTCGCCGAAATGATGGGCCGCTGGAACGACCTGTCCCTTTTCCGGAAAGCGGAAAAACGGGGATTCAAACAGCGGCTCGTCCTCTACCTGCTTTGGGAGGAAGTGAAGGAATTGGGGATCCGCCGATTGGAAGAAAGGGATTTGACCGGCCGCATCCGCATCGGCGGCGTGAAACTGTTTATGGACGGAACGATTTCCGGGAAGACGGCGTGGATGAAAGCCCCGTATCCGGGAACGGAGGAAAAGGGCATGCGGACTTGCACGAAGGAAGAATTGCTGGAAGCCGCCGAATTCGCCAGAAGGAACGGGATCCAGCTGGCGATCCATGCCATGGGCGACCGGGCCATCGAAGAGATTCTCCGCATCTTTGAGCCGGTCAAGCCCTGGATCGACGACGGCCCATCCATCCGCATTGAACACGCCTCGATCATGCGTCCGGAATTTTTCCGTAAAATGGACGGGAAAAAAATCGCCCTCGTTCCGCAAATCATTTTCTTCTTTGCCGAATACGAAAGCTACCGGAACCATTTGGACGGGGAACGGTTTTCCTTGGCCTATCCTTTGCGGACGATGTACGAACAGAACGGATACATGGCCCTCTCCACCGACGCCCCGGCGACCACCTGGGCCGAACCGGACAAGATCATGACAAGCATCAAAGCGGCGGTGACCCGGAAGGCCTATAACGGGCAAGACATCAACCGGGCGGAAAAAATTTCCCCGGAGCAAGCGGTGCTGCTTTTTACCGGAAAGGCGAAGGAAGTCTGCCGCCTGCACGAAACCGGAAGGTTGTTGCCGGGTTATGAGGCGGATTTTATCGTCCTGGACGAGGACATTTTCACCACCGATCCCGATCGGCTGGACCGGGTGAAAGTGGCTGCCACTTATATTTCGGGAGAAAAGGTATGTTAATTTCCCGCGCCTGAAATCGCAAGAGGGGACCCCCCTCTTTTTTTTTTTTCGCGAAAAATATTTCGCCTTGCGAAGTAAAATGCTGGATATCTCCCATCTTTGCCGATATAATAGTATAAAAATTGGAACAATTCTTCCTGGAGGGTTACCGTGAAACTGATCTTCACCTTTTTGAAACCGTACAAAGCCGCAGCTGTTGCGGCCTTTTCCCTGATGCTCACCGAACTTGCGGCGGAGCTCCTTCTCCCGTACTTCCTCGGAAGGATGATCAATGAAGGGGTTTTGGCCAAAGATATGGACCGGATTTCCTTCTGGGGCGGCATCATGATCGGGACGGCCCTGCTTTCTTTTGCGGCGGGGATTCTGAACTCTTTTTATTCGGCGCATGTCAGTTACGCTTTCGGTTACGATCTCCGCAGCAGCCTGTTCCGGAAGGTGCAATCCTTCAGCTGCAGCACCCTGAACAAGTACCCTCCCTCCGCCCTGATCACCCGTTTTACCAACGATATCCGGCAGATCCAAAACACGGTGTTCATGTCGCTGAGGATCATGGCGAAGGCGCCGCTTACGGTCATCGGCGGCGTGATCATGGCCTTCGTCGTCAACGTAAGGCTTGCGGCGGTTTTCCTCATTACGGTTCCTGTTCTCATCGGTTTCTTATACTGGGTGTTTAAAGTCTCCCGCGGGATGTTCCGAAACATGCAGGACCGTGTCGACAGACTGAACCGGGTCATGCAGGAAAACCTCGCCGGCATGCGGATCATCAAAGCGTTTTGGCGCAGGGATTACGAACGGATCCGTTTTGAAAGGGCCAACGAAGACCTTTCCCGGGCGACGAGAACCGCTTTCCAATTTATCGAAGCTTCTTCGCCGGTCTTATTTTTCGTCATGAACATGAGTTTAGCCGCCATCCTTTGGTTCGGAAGCCAACAGATCGGTTCCGGCCAAACCAATGTGGGCCAGGTGGTCTCCGTTGTCAATTACGCCTTGAGGGTTTCCATGTCCATGTCCATGTTTTCCTTCATCATTACGTCCTTTTCCCGGACCAAGGCATCCGCCGACCGCATCGGCGAAATTATGCGGATCCGGGACGTTTCGGAGGA of Caldibacillus debilis DSM 16016 contains these proteins:
- a CDS encoding amidohydrolase; the encoded protein is MPSQYFVNGKIFTGKNERDFVSAMKVTDGKIEWIGPSEQVDAPDPVDLQGKTIVPGFIDAHAHPRLLADIAGQAAITIPEVTNIEEAIAALKKQAEKTPDGGWIEGWGWDETKLLDGRPLNRFDLDRVSTERPVHVMRSDFHSSAVNSKALELAGIDKSTADPFGGEIERDENGDPTGIMIENANRLIENAKPKKTEEERIEGIVRTGRRLARFGITSVAEMMGRWNDLSLFRKAEKRGFKQRLVLYLLWEEVKELGIRRLEERDLTGRIRIGGVKLFMDGTISGKTAWMKAPYPGTEEKGMRTCTKEELLEAAEFARRNGIQLAIHAMGDRAIEEILRIFEPVKPWIDDGPSIRIEHASIMRPEFFRKMDGKKIALVPQIIFFFAEYESYRNHLDGERFSLAYPLRTMYEQNGYMALSTDAPATTWAEPDKIMTSIKAAVTRKAYNGQDINRAEKISPEQAVLLFTGKAKEVCRLHETGRLLPGYEADFIVLDEDIFTTDPDRLDRVKVAATYISGEKVC
- a CDS encoding ABC transporter ATP-binding protein; this translates as MKLIFTFLKPYKAAAVAAFSLMLTELAAELLLPYFLGRMINEGVLAKDMDRISFWGGIMIGTALLSFAAGILNSFYSAHVSYAFGYDLRSSLFRKVQSFSCSTLNKYPPSALITRFTNDIRQIQNTVFMSLRIMAKAPLTVIGGVIMAFVVNVRLAAVFLITVPVLIGFLYWVFKVSRGMFRNMQDRVDRLNRVMQENLAGMRIIKAFWRRDYERIRFERANEDLSRATRTAFQFIEASSPVLFFVMNMSLAAILWFGSQQIGSGQTNVGQVVSVVNYALRVSMSMSMFSFIITSFSRTKASADRIGEIMRIRDVSEETGAADPNLAVTKGKVEFRHVTFSFPDKDEPVLKDISFTVNPGEKLAIIGATGAGKTSLFLLLPRLFDVQSGEILIDDSPITAYPVKNLRNGIGFIPQTPFLFSGTIRENIAWGNTGAAEEEIIRAAEDAQIHAAICNFPDRYDTRVGQKGVNLSGGQKQRISIARALVRKPKILLMDDSTSALDAETESRLLEAIRRYRCTTILITQKISTARMADKICLIDDGRIAALGTHEELLEASPLYRKIAESQSGKEWHYAR